One Denticeps clupeoides chromosome 10, fDenClu1.1, whole genome shotgun sequence genomic window carries:
- the nol9 gene encoding polynucleotide 5'-hydroxyl-kinase NOL9, giving the protein MKVQKGLSRPKHASRNGNKRHPKNSKWRTHGRAFGSDSLSRAKLEHQLVGHEKPGLKRLKKQYPKAVDSRDTYGFAAMKFQAKPAPFSRGPPHTHTNGQAGSDSSSNTEDSQDWRSYAQTMLHNGVEGSEAHKGSMSERLEDGAQFHAQLDHTHNRTVLAMQPGQSLCFRGKCLLTCLYGRVEVFGFNIEEGQQPYPLYSPPSHCPLTIIALSSPTPSSKSQKEGRLEAKAILRNYLSPESLKHLLSKVDSDTCLVLLEPMDTPLTRFLMNQPDLSEIFGLSSKELGETIDSPALSAVGVTALRFPAGGKRGLFASKSYRDTLHSLLQAWGDDYDRAPIILVCGAKNSGKSTFSRHLINTLLNHTASVDYLECDLGQTEFTPPGCLSLSTVTEPLLGPPFTHQREPEHMVYYGQATCQSDMDRYLESLKLLWRHYSRETPVVINTMGWVKGPGFQLLVDLIRFFSVTHVVQLSFGDTTRCPTLTPEFLRSAHGWQTHPPPTHTLVEVETQEAMPGHVLYSVQSEFEGAGTSGEARHQRSNELRDLAMLAYFSKMQGPDPGPVRPLHCFIPYQVSMSAVALGVTHREVAPAHILYAANASLVGLCCVREKVASQGGPALLSRTPICQCVGLGVVRGIDMERGLYLLVTPVSPSLLKQVNCLLLGEIALPKTLLTTQPGAEGDLPYVTTDYSFEITGAGKLTVYKGLARPCLAKTKASK; this is encoded by the exons ATGAAAGTACAAAAAGGCTTGTCTCGGCCCAAGCATGCATCCCGCAATGGCAACAAACGCCACCCAAAAAACTCCAAGTGGCGAACCCATGGCAGGGCCTTCGGATCTGACTCGCTCAGCAGGGCCAAGCTGGAGCACCAGTTGGTTGGGCATGAAAAGCCCGGCCTGAAGCGGCTGAAGAAACAGTACCCTAAAGCGGTCGACTCCAGGGACACCTATGGCTTTGCAGCCATGAAGTTTCAAGCTAAACCGGCACCCTTCTCTAGGGGgccgcctcacacacacactaacggCCAGGCCGGATCGGACTCTAGCAGCAACACAGAGGACTCCCAGGACTGGAGGTCCTATGCCCAGACTATGTTACACAACGGCGTGGAAGGCAGCGAGGCTCACAAGGGCTCGATGAGTGAACGGCTGGAGGACGGCGCACAGTTCCACGCCCAGctggaccacacacacaaccgcaCGGTGCTGGCCATGCAACCTGGCCAG TCGCTGTGTTTTCGTGGAAAGTGCCTGCTGACCTGCCTGTACGGTCGGGTGGAGGTGTTTGGCTTCAACATAGAGGAGGGTCAACAGCCCTACCCACTCTACTCGCCCCCATCCCACTGTCCTCTGACCATAATTGCCCTGAGCAGCCCTACCCCGTCCAGCAAGAGCCAAAAGGAAGGACGTTTGGAGGCTAAGGCCATTTTGCGCAATTACCTGTCACCAG AGTCACTGAAGCACCTGTTGAGTAAAGTGGACTCAGATACATGTCTGGTTCTGTTGGAGCCCATGGACACGCCACTCACGCGCTTCCTCATGAACCAGCCAGACCTCAGCGAGATCTTCGGCCTTAGCTCG AAAGAACTGGGGGAAACAATAGACAGCCCCGCTCTCAGCGCAGTTGGAGTGACGGCACTGCGCTTTCCTGCAGGTGGGAAACGGGGGCTGTTTGCCTCTAAAAGCTACAGAGATACGCTGCACAGTCTGCTACAGGCATGGGGAG ATGATTATGATCGTGCTCCCATAATTCTGGTGTGTGGAGCTAAAAATTCTGGGAAATCCACTTTTAGTCGGCATCTTATCAACACCCTCTTGAACCA CACTGCAAGTGTGGATTATCTGGAGTGTGATCTGGGCCAGACAGAGTTCACGCCACCCGGCTGCCTATCGCTGTCCACCGTCACAGAGCCACTGCTGG GCCCTCCATTCACACACCAGAGAGAGCCAGAGCACATGGTCTACTATGGCCAAGCCACTTGTCAGTCTGATATGGACCGTTACCTGGAGTCGCTTAAACTGTTATGGCGACACTATAGTAGAGAAACACCAGTCGTCATCAACACAATGGGCTGGGTCAAGG GTCCAGGTTTCCAGCTGCTGGTGGATCTCATACGTTTCTTCTCAGTAACTCACGTTGTGCAGTTGAGTTTTGGGGACACAACCCGGTGTCCCACCCTCACCCCAGAGTTCCTGAGGTCTGCCCATGGCTGGCAGACACACCCTCCACCTACACATACCCTTGTTGAGGTGGAGACACAGGAGGCCATGCCGGGTCATGTGCTTTACAGTGTCCAGTCAGAGTTTGAAGGGGCTGGGACCTCTGGGGAGGC GCGTCACCAGCGGAGTAATGAACTGCGGGATTTGGCAATGCTGGCGTACTTCAGTAAAATGCAGGGCCCCGATCCCGGCCCCGTACGGCCCCTGCACTGCTTTATACCTTACCAG GTCTCGATGTCTGCCGTAGCTTTGGGTGTGACACACCGTGAGGTGGCTCCAGCTCACATTTTGTATGCTGCCAATGCCAGCTTAGTGGGGCTTTGCTGTGTGAGGGAGAAGGTGGCAAGCCAAGGGGGTCCTGCGCTTCTCTCTCGGACCCCCATCTGCCAGTGTGTTGGTTTAG GAGTTGTGCGGGGCATAGACATGGAGAGAGGTTTGTATTTGCTGGTGACCCCTGTATCCCCCTCATTGCTGAAACAAGTCAACTGCCTTCTGCTGGGAGAAATCGCATTGCCCAAAACACTGCTCACCACACAG CCGGGGGCCGAGGGAGACCTTCCATACGTCACCACGGACTACAGTTTTGAAATCACTGGAGCGGGAAAGCTCACCGTCTATAAAGGACTGGCAAGACCTTGTTTGGCAAAAACTAAAGCCAGTAAATAA